Part of the Gammaproteobacteria bacterium genome is shown below.
CGAGCCCCCGTTCAAAGAGCCTTGAGGTTCCTTCATGCCGCAGGTCATGGAAATGCAGGTCAGTCAGGAATTTGGTATCTGGTTTGATGCCGTGTTTATCGCAGTTTCGCTCGTAGTCCGAACGTGCCGCTAGCACCGCGGCGTGAAACGTCTGCGATACGTTGGTTGGATCGCGCGCGCCGAAGACACTCCCGTCCAGTTGTCGCGGGAGCGATTTCAGTATCGCCACGGCGCTCGTCGAGAGTGGCACGGTGCGGGGTTCGCCGTTCTTAGTGTCCGGTAAGTGCGCCGTGCGCTGCTGTATGTCGATGTGCTCCCAGCGAAGCATTAGTAGCTCCGAGCGGCGCATCGCGGTCTCCAACGCGAGCTTGACGATTTCCTCCAAGTATTTCGCGCGCGAAGCGCGAAGCCGCAGGAGTAGGTAATCCTCCTCGCCGGGTCGCAGCCGCCGCTTGCGCTTGTCTAGCTTGACCGACGGTCTGCGGATTTCGGCGACGGGATTCGTGAGCGGCATGCTCCATTCCGTGCGGGCGATGGTGAAGAGATGGGAGAGTAGCACCAGCTCCAGGCGTACGGTATTGCGACGGCATCGCTCTTTGAGGCGCTTGTTACGGTAGCTCGCGA
Proteins encoded:
- a CDS encoding site-specific integrase, yielding MATIKKRGQYYHVRVRVRVRGYPTICRSFNTHADATAWARRTETEIDRGEWRDRTEAERTTVRKALDKYVQEVSPTKKGKGCANETSKAEVIKRYPISKLSLARVRGADVASYRNKRLKERCRRNTVRLELVLLSHLFTIARTEWSMPLTNPVAEIRRPSVKLDKRKRRLRPGEEDYLLLRLRASRAKYLEEIVKLALETAMRRSELLMLRWEHIDIQQRTAHLPDTKNGEPRTVPLSTSAVAILKSLPRQLDGSVFGARDPTNVSQTFHAAVLAARSDYERNCDKHGIKPDTKFLTDLHFHDLRHEGTSRLFERGLDVTEVAAITGHKTLQQLKDYTHLPAQNLAKKLA